The stretch of DNA TCCCGTTCTCGCTCGCGAGGTCGAAAAGGGCAGCGGCGTAACGCCCCGCTAGGCTGGCCTGTATACCGGCGGAAATATCCACGCGCGAAAGATCCTCTTGGAGGTCCGAGAAAACGTTGCTGCGCCTCGGGCGAAAGCGGGCCTGTAAGACCCCTGCCGCAAGGCTGGCGCGCGCCTAGCACCGGGGGTGGGATGTTGCAAGCGCGTGGCGGCGATTTACTGGACAGCGCTCGCCACGCGCGGCAAGCTGCGCGGGCAGAGCCGAAAAAGGCCGCGAGGGAGAGGATCGATGGAAATGACCCCGATGGCCCCGAAATGCGGGGTCGAGATCAGTGGCGTGTCGCTCGCCGGGTGCAGCGACTCCGAAATGCAGGCGATCAAGCAGGCGATCTACGAGCACGGCGTCGCCGTCTTCCGCGACCAGGATTTCTCACCGGAAGATCACATCGCCTTCGCCAAGCGCTGGGGCGGGATCGACATCAACGCCTATTTCCCGCTCGACCCGGCCTTTCCCGAAATCGCGTTGGTGAAGAAGGCGCCGGACCAGCAGACCAATATCGGCGGGGCGTGGCACACCGACCATTCCTACGACCAGGTTCCCGCGATGGGCTCGATACTCGTCGCGCGCGTCCTGCCGCCGTCGGGCGGGGACACGCTGTGGGCGCACATGGGCGCTGCCTATGATGCGCTGTCGGACGAATTGAAGGAACGGATCGAGGGGCTCGAAGCGTTCCACACTGCCGATCATGTTTACAAGGAAGGCGGGATCTACGCCCAGACCGACCAGGGGTCGGACCTGCGCGGGCAGGACGTGACGACGGGCGCGGTCCACCCGGTCGTCATCCGCCATCCGCAGACGGGCCGCAAGCTGCTTTATGTCAACACCGCTTTCACCATCCGCTTCGTCGGGCAGACCCGCGAGGAAAGCCTGCCGCTGCTGATGGAACTGACGCAGGCCGCGCTGCGCGAGGACAACCAGTGCCGGCTCGAATGGAAGCCGGGGACGGTCGCGATCTGGGACAACCGCACCACCTGGCACAACGCGATGAACGACTATCACGGCCATGCGCGCGAGATGCACCGCATAACGCTGACCGGCGAGCCGCTGGCGGCCTAGGAGGGATCACTTCGGCGGTTCTCCGGCCCCACGTGTCAGTTCTGCATAGGCGGCGATCGTGAACACCTCGAGCCGATTTCCCGGTTCGGTCGGGCTCATCTCGTAAA from Erythrobacter sp. encodes:
- a CDS encoding TauD/TfdA family dioxygenase, with product MEMTPMAPKCGVEISGVSLAGCSDSEMQAIKQAIYEHGVAVFRDQDFSPEDHIAFAKRWGGIDINAYFPLDPAFPEIALVKKAPDQQTNIGGAWHTDHSYDQVPAMGSILVARVLPPSGGDTLWAHMGAAYDALSDELKERIEGLEAFHTADHVYKEGGIYAQTDQGSDLRGQDVTTGAVHPVVIRHPQTGRKLLYVNTAFTIRFVGQTREESLPLLMELTQAALREDNQCRLEWKPGTVAIWDNRTTWHNAMNDYHGHAREMHRITLTGEPLAA